From the genome of Mastacembelus armatus chromosome 12, fMasArm1.2, whole genome shotgun sequence:
TGTATGTCACAGTGCTTTAATGAGCAGTTTTACGTACACTTTGTCGATGGGTTGTCTTAAATGTTGTTAGAGGTTCGACTTGAACTGTAGATGTCTTATGTTCTGTGCCTTTGTCATTTGAAGTATTAAATACTGCACTTTCATACCTAGTCTTTAAAGTAACTTTAGAAAAGATGTTTAGAAAGATGGGAATCCATTACGACAAAATCATCACTTTTGGCAAAAATTTATCTATAGATGTATTTTTGAATTGAAATAGCATATATATAGCTCATGTAATACCACTAAAgtatttctgcatatttttctctctcttcttggTAACAGTTCTCTCCTCTGAATTTCCAGTTAACATTTGGTGTACCATCCTACTGTGTGACATTACCAGGAATTTAATGTCTAGATTGAGAATATAGCAccctgttttatttctgtaactGTAACTGCATATGTAGAGGTTACTGCATCAATTATACACTAATGTAAGTGGTGTCTAGATGCATGTAgtccaataaaaacaaagacattaaaaataagcTAGCTGAttggtttgctttttttttgtttgtttctgacattttattcagaTTAGAGCAGAATAGgacaaatatgttaaaatataaGTTGTATTTTAAATTATCTGATGTGTGATGGCAAAGTCACTGGCATGTTAAAAACCCTTTAGTAAGTATTAATAGGAAAAATCATTTCCTTGGAGCTAACACAGGCGTAGTTTATGTAAGAGCATGTATGCAACCACTTGGGCTTTGTAATAACCGTCAGACGGCTGAAGTAAAATAAAGCACAGGCAGTTAATGTAGCCCAGCATCAACGGACTTGAATCAGATTTATGTCACATGATTAGAGGCATGATAAGGAGTAGAACTATCATATTGTTTTATAGTGGAGAATACACCTATAGACAGGTTGCTGTAGGGTTATGTTAAATTTCCGTTCAAAAGGCCAAATTATTGTAAAAAGCAGCATAATCAGTTTTGAACAAGCTGCCGAATGCATGAAAGGATCCAGCATTGTCCTAATGAATGTGCAGacactacatttacatttcacaaattactgctgcagagagagatgtgtttttgtctttcacagCAAATGGTGAGCGTAAGAATACACAATGAGAATCTGCAAGCTCATTACTTAAGTACAACTGAGAAGAGAACAGGGACACAACATTTTAACAGCATTATTTTTGTTAGGGCATTGCTATATTTCTTGGTATATAAGCTGAAAAGTATATAGATGTTCCTTCGTGCATGCATGATACAAACAAAACCTTGCTCTATAATGCAACTAGCAGTCAAAACTCCACAGGGAACCTGTAGAGTAAGTCAAAGAAACCCGACCAAATCAGTAGTAAGAGACATAGCACCGACAAAATGATACACATAagacacataaaaaaaagacGAACACATGCAACAATTTATTGAGGATTCTCGTGTAACCACTGCATTATGTAAGCAACAGATGTGGTATATTAAAAAAGTACCTAAAAGACCAATGAAAATACAGTAGTCTTCAATTCACGGGATGCTGCATGCAGCTCACAGAAAGTAATGTATTAACACATTTTCTAATAGTGATATTATATAGTGGAAATAATAATAGAAACTTTATTATGAAATTTAATGCAGAAAATTTGTTTCTCATAAAAAGTGATGGAGAAtgagattaaaataaaacaagcaatcTTCCTTTCCTTTTAGAACTACATGGCACCAAATGCAACTGTTTACAAGAGACAAGAGTCATTATAATGACTTTACCACAGTCATAAAGGCATTGCTACTTGGtgcaacaacacaacacactatCACAGTGTCTCAAAATGTCAGTTATGAGGGTTATTTCACACTGACTGTATGTAAATTGCAACAAATTGCTTTTTGTACCTACTGAAAACCCTAATTTTATGTAATAACTACTATACTCTGTATTAATCCATCTTCTATCAATGTGAAATGTCCATTTAACAGTGACTTTGAACCATGAGCTGAGTATCTCTCAACCCCATTCAGTGTGGACTTTGACTTTCCATCCACCTGGAGGAGGCGGTAGAAGTGAGGGTGGAAGGTCAGGAATGGCGAAGAGCTGTTGAGGTATGTCATTTTCTGCTTGGTCCTCTTCACAGTCTTCCTTGTTTTTTAGATctctgcagaaataaataattgaacAGCTGAATTATAAATCAACAGGAAAAACCATTAGTCATGCTaaccatgtatgtgtgtgttgaaacaaaaatgaaagtgcaTACCCTTTaagggcagttagcttcttttCCCTTCTAGAGAGCCATTCTTCAATACTTCGGTCAGGCATATTTCCATACTCAAAGTCCTCTTTGTGCTGTCTTtcatctgaaataaataaataaataatctcaGTCTCCTCAACATGTCACACAGTcatctgtatttgtgtatgaCCTTTTTCATTCAATTCTTTGAGGAATGCATTTGGATGAGCTGGCACCAAAGTACCTGGCATTCATGcaattttgaattttgtttgaAACTCTCCATCAGCAACATTATATATTGAACAACTGTGTTGCAATGAAGACATAAAAACTAAGCTGTGGTAAGCATGTGTGACATCTGTGTTGCACCTCACTGGCTAAAAACAATATATAGAAAACTTCTTAACTACAAGGTGAATGACCAACTTTTGGTTGCATCTTACCTTCCACTTGCCTTTCCAAGTTAAACAGCTCCTCTTCGGACATGTGAGAAAACCGGCACTTCGGGCCAAAATCACAAATTCCTAagtcaaggaaaaaaaaacacaaaagacacttAATATATAATTTCCTTATTACTGAATAAATGCTGAGTTCAACTGTTCTGCTACCTTTTTGGAGAAACTTTCTACAGGGTTTCTTTGATTGCTCTTCATGAAGGATGGCTGCTGaatctgtgaaatgtaaaaaaacaacaacagtgcgTTAATTTACAACCTTCAACTTGAACAGCTGGGCACCCAAGGTGGCGTAATGAAATGTAAGCATGCTTCTTTCTCACAATCTCATaaatatgttaatgtttttcttagCAATTCAAATAGTAAATTGCTATGTGGACGAGTATTATCTAGTGCCCagttaacaaacacacacatttaaacaactGCAAGTCTCACCTCTAAATTGGTCAAACCAGGCCTTTTTAGCTCTGTGATGCTGGACACCATTCAgatgttttttcctgttgtgCATGTTGTCCTGAAAGGACCGGTCacagtagtcacagtagtatcTCTTCCCCATGGTGCAGGTTATGTGTTCAAACCTCAATGTCACCTTTGAAACCTCTGAAATAGCATAAACAGAAATTAATTTAGAAAGCTGCCCCGTCAACACCCAGTGAGTGATTAGCCTAGATTAGATTAAACAATGTGTATCGTTCTTTGAGACATCATGTAAATATTGACAATTTCGCCATTATCTCATTACTTTCAAGAAAATTGCCAGTTTCCTAAGAAAACTGAACATCAGGAGTTAAGACAAATCAcaacaaatttatattttattatcaatCTATTATTTTTCCAATTAATTATAAATTCATCAAAATTTCCCTTAATATGCATGTCTTATACAACTaacaatacaaatataatatatatcacTAACATAATAACACATAGTAGATTTCATTTGGGCCTTAATACTAGGACTGTCAAGTACATTAGCAATAAGCGGGACAACTGATAGTTTTCTG
Proteins encoded in this window:
- the zmat5 gene encoding zinc finger matrin-type protein 5; translation: MGKRYYCDYCDRSFQDNMHNRKKHLNGVQHHRAKKAWFDQFRDSAAILHEEQSKKPCRKFLQKGICDFGPKCRFSHMSEEELFNLERQVEDERQHKEDFEYGNMPDRSIEEWLSRREKKLTALKGDLKNKEDCEEDQAENDIPQQLFAIPDLPPSLLPPPPGGWKVKVHTEWG